The proteins below are encoded in one region of Pleuronectes platessa chromosome 12, fPlePla1.1, whole genome shotgun sequence:
- the fgfr2 gene encoding fibroblast growth factor receptor 2 isoform X3 yields the protein MGTVSRGRRRRGVWGALAPTNGMASWAWLLAAVLLSLLTVSVARPPLTATKEEDATLEPEEASNKYQISKPTVCSVHPGELLKLSCPLPSTGTITWTKDGSSLGTNNRTLIEQEVLQIRDATPKDSGLYACTSVSKDTVCFIVNVTDAISSGDDEDDTERSEDTGADGEQISAPYWTSSAKMEKKLHAVPAANTVKFRCAAGGNPRPKLRWLKNSRPFRQEDRMGGYKVRSQHWTLIMESVVPSDKGNYTCMVENEFGAINHTYTLDVVERSPHRPILQAGLPANTTVNVGEEARFVCKVYSDAQPHIQWLKHIMQNGSRYGPDGHPYVRVLKRSGINSSDVEVLTLTNVTEDDAGEYICKVSNYIGEANQSGWLTVIPALEKKAGPFSPDYVEIAIYCAGVFLIACMVGIVVVCRMRNTAKKPDFGGQPAVHKLTKQIPLRRQVTVSADSSHSMNSSTPLVRITTRRSSAHDDPIPEYDLPEDPRWEFSRDRLTLGKPLGEGCFGQVVMAEGLGIDKEKPKEAVTVAVKMLKDDATEKDLSDLVSEMEMMKMIGKHKNIINLLGACTQEGPLYVIVEYASKGNLREYLRARRPPGMEYSYDITRVSDEQLTFKDLVSCTYQVARGMEYLASQKCIHRDLAARNVLVTESNIMKIADFGLARDVHNIDYYKKTTNGRLPVKWMAPEALFDRVYTHQSDVWSFGVLMWEIFTLGGSPYPGIPVEELFKLLKEGHRMDKPGNCTNELYMMMKDCWHAISSQRPTFKQLVEDLDRILTLNSNEEYLDLCAPAEQYSPSFPDTRSSCSSSDDSVFSHEPLPDEPCLSKYQHINGNVKT from the exons AGGCATCCAACAAATACCAAATTTCTAAGCCCACGGTGTGCTCAGTGCACCCAGGGGAGTTGCTGAAGCTGAGCTGCCCTCTGCCATCGACGGGGACCATCACCTGGACCAAAGACGGCAGCTCGCTGGGCACCAACAACCGCACGCTGATAGAGCAGGAGGTGCTGCAGATCCGTGATGCCACGCCCAAGGATTCGGGCCTGTACGCCTGCACCAGCGTTAGCAAAGACACGGTCTGCTTCATAGTGAATGTCACAG ATGCCATTTCGTCGGGAGATGATGAGGACGATACAGAGCGGTCGGAGGACACCGGGGCGGACGGAGAGCAGATCA GCGCTCCTTATTGGACCTCATCAGcgaagatggagaagaagctGCATGCGGTGCCAGCTGCCAACACAGTCAAGTTCCGCTGTGCTGCAGGAGGCAACCCCCGGCCCAAGCTGCGCTGGCTGAAAAACAGCAGGCCTTTCCGCCAAGAGGACCGCATGGGAGGGTATAAG GTGCGTAGCCAGCACTGGACCCTGATCATGGAGAGCGTGGTGCCGTCGGACAAGGGCAACTACACCTGTATGGTGGAGAACGAGTTCGGAGCCATCAACCACACCTACACCTTGGACGTAGTGG AGCGCTCCCCTCATCGGCCCATTCTCCAGGCTGGTCTCCCGGCTAACACCACTGTGAATGTGGGAGAGGAAGCCCGCTTTGTCTGCAAGGTCTACAGCGACGCCCAGCCTCACATCCAGTGGCTGAAACACATCATGCAGAACGGCAGTCGCTATGGCCCAGATGGACACCCCTACGTCCGGGTGCTAAAG CGTTCAGGCATTAACAGCTCGGACGTGGAGGTGCTCACCCTCACCAACGTGACCGAGGACGATGCCGGAGAGTATATCTGTAAAGTCTCCAATTATATAGGCGAGGCCAACCAGTCAGGCTGGCTGACTGTCATCCCAG CCCTCGAGAAAAAAGCCGGGCCCTTCTCTCCAGACTACGTTGAGATCGCTATATACTGCGCGGGCGTCTTCCTCATTGCCTGCATGGTGGGCATCGTGGTGGTGTGCCGCATGAGGAACACGGCAAAGAAACCGGACTTTGGTGGCCAACCGGCAGTGCACAAACTGACCAAGCAGATCCCTCTGCGCCGCCAGGTAACAG TGTCGGCAGACTCGAGCCATTCCATGAACTCTAGTACGCCGCTGGTACGCATCACGACACGTCGGAGCTCGGCGCACGACGACCCGATCCCCGAGTACGACCTTCCTGAGGATCCACGCTGGGAGTTTTCCCGAGACAG GTTGACCCTGGGCAAACCCCTCGGTGAAGGCTGCTTTGGCCAAGTTGTAATGGCAGAGGGCCTGGGCATCGATAAGGAAAAACCTAAGGAAGCCGTGACTGTCGCCGTCAAGATGCTGAAAG ATGACGCAACTGAGAAAGACCTGTCCGACCTGGTGTcagagatggagatgatgaagatgatcgGCAAACACAAGAACATCATTAATCTCTTGGGGGCCTGTACACAAGAGG GCCCCCTCTATGTGATAGTGGAGTACGCCTCCAAAGGCAACCTCAGGGAGTACCTCCGAGCCCGTCGGCCCCCTGGCATGGAATACTCCTACGACATCACCCGCGTCTCAGACGAACAGCTCACTTTCAAAGATCTGGTCTCCTGCACGTACCAGGTGGCACGGGGCATGGAGTACCTAGCATCGCAGAAG TGTATACACAGAGACCTGGCAGCCAGGAATGTCCTGGTCACAGAGAGCAACATCATGAAGATTGCTGACTTCGGCCTGGCCAGGGACGTCCACAACATCGACTACTATAAAAAGACGACCAAT ggtcGACTCCCGGTAAAATGGATGGCTCCAGAGGCGCTGTTTGACCGGGTCTACACACACCAGAGTGACGT CTGGTCGTTTGGGGTGCTGATGTGGGAGATCTTCACCCTCGGGGGCTCGCCGTACCCTGGCATCCCCGTCGAGGAGCTGTTCAAGTTGCTCAAAGAGGGCCATCGCATGGACAAGCCTGGCAACTGCACCAACGAACT GTACATGATGATGAAAGACTGCTGGCATGCCATCTCCTCCCAGAGACCCACTTTCAAGCAGCTAGTAGAGGATCTGGATCGCATCCTCACCCTCAACAGCAACGAG GAGTACCTGGACCTGTGCGCCCCCGCAGAGCAGTATTCCCCCAGCTTCCCCGACACTcgcagctcctgctcctccagtgaCGACTCCGTGTTTTCCCACGAGCCGTTACCAGATGAGCCCTGCCTCTCCAAGTACCAGCACATCAATGGAAACGTCAAAAcatga